The genome window GAACCAGAACCTGGGCAATATGGGCTATCACCCATACACCTATGCCGTGTTCGGTTCCATGCACGACAAGGATATCGATGGCGTGCTGGCCGCGATGAGCGAACACGTCGACCACTGGTGCCTGACGGGCCTGCCGTCGCCGCGCGCGGCAACGGCTTCCGAGCTGGCCGCCAAGGTGCAGATCATGCTCGAAGATAAGCCCGACAGCAGTGAGCATACTGTGTCTATTTTCGATGATCCGGCACAAGCTTTTGCAAATGCAATGAGCCGGGCCGGTGAGAATGATAGAATCGTGGTCTTTGGTTCTTTCCTCACCGTCGCCGGCGTGATGAAGGCCCGAAAATCCTCACTTCACTGAAACGCACTCGACTGAAAATCACGCATGGGCTTGTTCTCGAAACTGTTTAAAAACAAGCAAGAATCCTCTGGCGAAGACAGCGGCTTTTATGTTCCTGGCGAAGCACAGTCGCCGAGCCGCAAACGCGCCGCCAACACCTCCGGTGGCGGCGGATCGCGCCGTGGCGGCAAGGAAGCGCCGGATCCGGTCTTGCCTGAAAAAAAGCGCGCCCGCCGCCGCCTGGTCGGTGCCATCGCCCTGGCCCTGGGTGTGGCTGTCGGCTTGCCGATGCTGCTCGATTCCGAACCGAAAGCGCCATTCAACGATATCGCCATCGACATTCCGTCGAAAGAAAAGGCCGCCGCGCCTGCGCCTGCACCCGTGCCGGCCGTGCCCGCGCAGGCGGCTGCGCACAATGGCCTGGACCAGTCCGAGGAAATCATCGACGCACCGCTGCCGCCTGCGGCCAGGCCCACGCCGGCACCAGCAGCGGCACCGGCCCCCGTGCTGGCCGCCGTCCAGCCTGCGCCGGTCAAGCCGGCCTATGTGGAACCGAAACCCGAGCCCAAGCCTGAGCCCAAGCCGGTCAAGGTGGAGCCGAAGCCTGAGCCGAAACATGAAGCCAAGCCGGAACCGAAGCACGAGGTCAAGGTGGAATCGAAGCCTGAACCCAAGCATGAGGTAAAACCGGAAGCCAAGCCTGAAGCGAAGCCTGCCAAGCCGGCGCAATCGGCCGACGATGCCGCGCGCGCCATGGCGATTCTGGAAGGCAAGCCAATCGACAAGCCGCAAGAGAAAGCGCAAGACAAGGCACACGACGCCGGCAGCGGCAAGTTCGTGGTGCAGGTGGCGGCTCTGGCGACGCAGGACAAGGTCGATGAATTGCAGGACAAGCTGCGCGAAGCTGGCATCAAGTCCTATACGCAGAAAGTCTCCAGCCCGTCGGGCGAGCGCATCCGCGTGCGCGTGGGCCCGTTCGGCAGTCGCGAAGACGCCGAAAAGACCCGCGCCAAGCTGCAAAAGCTGGGCCTGGGCGGCAGCCTGGTGCCGGCTTGATGTTGCAAGGCTGAACGGGCGTGACGATCTTCGATTACCTGGTGCTGTTCGTGCTGATGACGTCCGTGCTGATCAGCATGATGCGTGGCCTGGTCAAGGAAATACTGTCATTGGTCAGCTGGATCGTGGCTTTCGTCATCGCCAACGCGTATGGCGCCACCCTGGCGAAATTCCTGCCGGAAGCCGTGCCGGGCGAAGCCGTCCGCCTGTTGCTGGCCTTCGTGGTGCTGTTCATCGGCGTGCGCATTTTGATGGGGTTGCTGTCCATGACGGTCGACGCACTGGTCAAGGTGACGGGCCTGAGCCTGGCCGACCGCACCCTGGGCAGCCTGTTCGGCGTGGCGCGGGGGCTTGTGATCGTGCTGACCGCCGTCATCTTGTGCGGCATGACGTCCATACCGCAGCAGCCATTCTGGAAAAACGCGCTGCTCAGTCCGTTCGCGGAGCAGGGCGCGCGCGCCATCAAGCCTTATCTGCCTGCCGCTTACGCGCAGCATGTGAAATTTTGAATTTTTTTAAAATCAGTAGCACAGTTTAGGAGCACACCATGTGTGGCATCGTCGGCGTCGTTTCCCATCAACCTGTCAATCAATTGCTCTATGATGCATTGTTGCTCTTGCAACATCGCGGTCAGGACGCGGCAGGGATTGCGACCAATCACAGCAGTATGTTTTCCATGCACAAAGCCAATGGCCTCGTGCGTGACGTCTTCCGTACGCGCAACATGCGTTCGCTGCAAGGCACGACGGGCATCGGCCATTGCCGCTATCCGACGGCCGGTTCGTCGAGCGAAGAGGAAGCACAACCGTTTTATGTGAATGCGCCGTTCGGCATTACCCTGGCGCACAATGGCAACCTGACCAACTGGGAACAGTTGAAGCAGGAAATGTTCAAAAATGACCGCCGCCACATCAATACCGATTCCGATTCGGAAGTGCTGCTCAATGTGCTGGCGCATGAAATCCAGGAAGCGACGACGGGCCTGAATCTGGACCCGGAAGCCATCTTCAAGGCCATCACCGTGCTGAATCGCCGCGTCAAGGGCGGCTACGCCGCCGTGGCGCAAATCGCCGGCGTGGGCTTGCTGGCCTTCCGCGACCCGCACGGCATCCGTCCGTTGTGCCTGGGCATCAATGAAACGGAGCAAGGCCCCGAATACCTGATCGCCTCCGAATCCGTGGCGCTGGAAGGCATGGGCTTCCGCTTCGTGCGCGACATCGGTCCCGGCGAAGCCGTCTTCATCGATGCCGACAAGAAATTGCACAGCGCCCAGTGCGCCGACAACGCCAGCCTGAATCCCTGCGTGTTCGAATTCGTCTACCTGGCCCGTCCCGACTCCGTCATCGACGGCGCCTCCGTGTACGCCACGCGCCTGAAAATGGGCGAATACCTTGCTGAAAAGATCCGTGCCGAATTGCCGGACGTGCATATTGACGTGGTCATGCCGATTCCCGATTCCTCGCGTCCTGCCGCCATCCAGCTGGCACTGGCGCTGAACCTGGAATACCGCGAAGGCTTCATCAAGAACCGCTACATCGGCCGCACCTTCATCATGCCGGGCCAGGCGGCGCGCAAGAAATCCGTGCGCCAGAAGCTCAACGCTATTCCGTCCGAATTCAAGGATAAAGTGGTGTTGCTGGTCGACGATTCCATCGTGCGCGGGACCACCAGCCGTGAAATCGTGCAGATGGCACGCGAAGCGGGCGCGACGAAAGTCATCTTCGCCTCGGCCGCGCCACCGGTGATTTACCCGAACGTGTACGGCATCGACATGCCGACGCGCGATGAGCTGATCGCCTATGGCCGCACGACGGAGGAAGTGTGCCGCGAAATCACGGCCGACTATCTGGTGTACCAGGATATCGGCGCGTTGAAGCAGGCGATCGCCGACGTCAATCCTGCCCTGGTCAATTTCGAGGCGTCGTGCTTCGATGGCGTGTACGTGACGGGCGACGTGTCGCAGGAATATCTGGACCGCCTGGAATATGCGCGCCACCATCCGAAGGCGGCAGCGCCCGAAGATACGCCACGTTCCCAGCTGAACCTGAACCTGGCGACGACAGAAGCATAAGTAACCTGCCCGGCCGATGCCGGGCTTTTTTTCGGGGTCAGACCTTCAGGTCTGACCCCAGCATTTGCCTTGGGGTTAAGCGGCAAATCGAATATCCGGAACTTCCACCATGACCACCAAAAAAAACTACGGCTTTACCACCACCATCCTGCATAACGACCGCCGCAAGGGTATCGAGCATGGCTCGCTGCACAAGCCTGTGCACACCTCCGTCGCGTTCGGCTACAGCGACGCACGCCAGCTCGCTTCCGTGTTCCAGGGCAAGGAGCCCGGTTTCCGCTACGGCCGCCAGGGCAACCCGACCGTGTCCGCGCTGGAAGACAAGGTCAACCAGATGGAAGACGGCGTGGCGACCCTGTGCTTCGCCACTGGCATGGGCGCCATCGGCGCCGTGGTGCAGTCGCTGCTGCGCGCGGGCGACCATGTCGTGTCGTCGGCCTTTCTGTTTGGTAATACCAACAGCCTGTGGCAAACGGTGACGGGGCAGGGCATCGCCGTGTCCTTCGTCGACGCCACCGAGGTGGCCAACGTGGCGGCCGCCATCACGCCGGCCACGCGCATTGTGTTCGTGGAAACCATCGCCAATCCGCGCACGCAGATCGCCGACCTGGCAAAGATCGGCGCGCTGTGCAAGGAACGTGGCATTTTGTACATCGTCGACAACACGATGACGACGCCTTACCTGTTCCGCCCGAAAGCGGTGGGCGCGGGCCTGGTGGTCAATGCATTGACGAAATCCATCGGCGGCCACGGCAATGCGCTGGGCGGCAGCTTGACGGACACGGGCGTGTTCGACTGGACGCGCTACCCGAACATTTTCGATAATTATAAGAAAGCGGCGCCAGCCCAGTGGGGCATCGCGCAAATCCGCGCCAAGGCCTTGCGCGACTTCGGCGCATCGCTGGGCCCGGAAGCGGCGCACCATATCGCCGTCGGCGCGGAAACCATGGCCTTGCGCATGGACCGCACCTGTTCCAACGCCCTGGCGCTGGCCACGATGCTTGCCGCCGACCCGCGCGTGGCGGCAGTGCATTACCCGGGCTTGGCGTCGCACCCGCAGCACGCGCTGGCGAAGGACTTGTTCCGCAGCTATGGCTCGCTGTTCAGCTTTGAATTAAAAGAGGGCATCGATTGCTTCGATTTCCTCAATCGTTTGAATCTGGCGATTCCGGCAAGCAACCTTGGTGACACGCGCACCCTGGTCATTCCCGTCGCCCACACGATCTTCTACGAGATGGGTGCGGAGCGCCGTGCCAGCATGGGCATCGCAGAGTCCCTGATCCGCGTGTCCGTGGGCATCGAGGATGAGGCGGATCTGCTTGAGGATTTCCGCCAGGCACTCGATGTATAAGTATCCGGATAAATGAAAAGGGCCGCGACAGTCATGCTGTCGCGGCCCTTTTTTTGCGCGTAAAACTTAATGCCAGCTGCGCATCAAGCCTACCGCTAAACCTTCCAGGGCAAACTCATCTTCCGGCGACACGGTGATGACCTTGAAGTCGGGGTTTTCCGGCAGCAGTTCGATGACGGAACCCGTCTTCTTGTAGCGCTTGACGGTGACTTCGTCGCCGATGCGGGCGACGACGATCTGGCCATTCTTGGCGCTGTCGACCTTCTTCACGGCCAATAAGTCGCCATCCATGATACCGGCGTCGCGCATGGACCAGCCGCGCACCTTCAGCAGGAAGTCGGGCTTGGCCGAGAACAGGGCCGGGTCGACGTTGTAGCTTGCCTCCAGGTTTTCCTGTGCCAGGATGGGCGAGCCTGCCGCCACCCGGCCGATCAGGGGCAGCGACATCAGCAGCGCCGCCGGCACTTTCGATGCCTGCGCTTCGGCCGCCGCGCCGATCAGGCGGATGCCGCGCGAGGTGCCGGGCGAAATCTCGATCGCGCCCTTGCGGGCCAGGGCCTGCAAATGCTCTTCGGCCGCATTGGCCGATTTGAAACCCAGTTCATTGGCGATTTCGGCACGGGTGGGAGGAAAACCCGTGTTTTCAATCGCGTCCTTGATCAGGTTCAGGATTTGTTCTTGTCGTGCTGTCAGCTTGATCATGAGCGGTGGGTGCATACTAAAATGCTGTCTATATGAACAGTCTGTATTTTTGTACAGTATCGCCCACTATGCAAGGGGATTTCCGTCATTTGCGCGAATTTCGTGCGAAATACCGGAATGGGCAGGAAAAAACGCCTGACCTGCCCCGTGCGCGGGCCGCTTGTTGAAGGAATGATTGAAACGTTTGCAAAAGGCGGTTATAATCTTCGGCTGACCTTCCCACACCCGTCTTGACGCCGGGGTGGGCGATTATTAATCCGACCTGAAGGAGTTTGCATGCGTCATTATGAAATAGTCTTTATCGTCCATCCGGACCAAAGCGAGCAAGTGCCCGCGATGATCGAACGCTACAAAGCCAGCGTAACCACCCGCGGCGGTTCGGTTCACCGCGTGGAAGATTGGGGTCGCCGTCAAATGGCTTACTCGATCCAAAAGCTGCCTAAAGCACACTACATCTGCCTGAACATCGAATGCGACAACGAGACCCTGGTCGAGTTGGAAACAGCATTCAAATTCAATGATGCCGTGTTGCGTCACCTGACCGTTAAAATGAAGAAAGCTGAAACAGCTCCTTCGCCGATGATGAAATCGGTACAACGCGAAGACGCGGCCAAAAGCCACCGCACCGAAGCACCAGCAGCCGCTCCAGTCGCAGCCGCAGCTTAATTCTTGACCAGGATCGTGCGCTGAACCAGCTACAAGTTACCGCCATCATTGCCGAGCGCGAAATATTGCGCTATACCCCGGCAGGGCTGCCGATTGTGAATGCAGTATTGCAACACAGTTCGCAGCAGATGGAAGCAGGAATTGCCCGTTTGACCGAGTTTGATGTTGCCGCGCTAGCCGCTGGCGAAATCTCAGGCCGGTTCAGCCAGGCAAGCTTGGGTGGGGTGTATCAGTTCACGGGTTTCCTGGCCAGGAAGAGCCGCAACAGCAAGAGTTTGGTGTTTCACATCATTGATTTTAGTGCAGTCAATTCTGACTAGCGCATTTTAGATACAGGAGCCTGACATGGCATTCGGTAAAAAGTTCGACAAAAATAAGCTCAAGCTTAAAGAAAAACGCAAACAGCAAAACCCTTTGTTCAAACGCAAGAAGTTCTGCCGCTTCACCGCAGCTCACGTTGAGCAAGTCGACTACAAAGACGTCGACACGCTGAAAGACTTCGTCCAGGAAAACGGCAAGATCATGCCAGCACGCCTGACCGGTACCAAAGCGCACTACCAGCGCCAAGTCGACACCGCAATCAAGCGCGCTCGCTTCCTCGCGCTGCTGCCATACACCGATCTGCACCACGCTTAATCGGTCAGATATTCCTGGAGAAGAACTATGCAAATCATTCTGTTAGAAAAAGTTGTTAACGTCGGTAACCTCGGCGAAGTCGTCAAAGTCAAAGACGGTTACGCACGTAACTTCCTGATCCCGCAACGCCTGGCACGTCGTGCCACGGCAACCGCTGTGGCTGAATTCGAAGTCAAGCGCGCCGAACTGGAAAAAGCTGCTGCCGCCAAACTGGCCGCATCGCAAGCCCAGGGCGAAAAACTGAGCGGCCTGACCGTTCAAGTTGCTCAAAAAGCTGGTGTTGATGGCCGTCTGTTCGGTTCCGTCACCAACTTCGACATCGCTGAAGCGCTGACCAAGCAAGGTTTTGCTGTTGAAAAAGCACAAATCCGCATGCCTACCGGCCCGCTGAAGATCGTTGGCGAGCACAACGTTTCGGTTGCTCTGCACACCGACGTGGTCGTGGAAGTTGTTATCGCTGTCGTACCAGACGCGAACGCGTAATCGTCTGCGGGCCTGGCCCGCAAGCATTGCCGCACTATGAAAAGCCGGGTTCGCCCGGCTTTTTTGTGGCCTTTTTTTCGCTCAATTTCAGCCCTTTATTTTTGCCAGCACGCCGAAGCGGGTATAATTCGCGCCATGAACGCTCCCTCTGATCCGCAACTGGATTCCCTCCGTATTCCGCCGCATTCGATCGAAGCAGAACAATCCGTTATCGGTGGTCTGTTGCGCGACAATGCAGCGTATGACCGCATCGCCGACTTCATGCATGCGGAGGATTTCTATCGCTATGACCATCGCATCATCTTCGAGCAAATCGTCAAGATGATTAACGGCTCCAGGCCCGCCGATGTCATTACTGTTTTTGAAACCCTGACCCAGCTCGGCAAGGCCGATGATGTGGGCGGACTCGCTTACCTGAACGCCATGGCGCAAAACACGCCATCGGCCGCGAACATCCGGCGTTATGCCGAGATCGTGCGCGACCGCGGCGTGCTGCGCAAACTCATCACCGTCGCCGACGA of Janthinobacterium sp. PAMC25594 contains these proteins:
- a CDS encoding cystathionine gamma-synthase family protein, translating into MTTKKNYGFTTTILHNDRRKGIEHGSLHKPVHTSVAFGYSDARQLASVFQGKEPGFRYGRQGNPTVSALEDKVNQMEDGVATLCFATGMGAIGAVVQSLLRAGDHVVSSAFLFGNTNSLWQTVTGQGIAVSFVDATEVANVAAAITPATRIVFVETIANPRTQIADLAKIGALCKERGILYIVDNTMTTPYLFRPKAVGAGLVVNALTKSIGGHGNALGGSLTDTGVFDWTRYPNIFDNYKKAAPAQWGIAQIRAKALRDFGASLGPEAAHHIAVGAETMALRMDRTCSNALALATMLAADPRVAAVHYPGLASHPQHALAKDLFRSYGSLFSFELKEGIDCFDFLNRLNLAIPASNLGDTRTLVIPVAHTIFYEMGAERRASMGIAESLIRVSVGIEDEADLLEDFRQALDV
- a CDS encoding SPOR domain-containing protein: MGLFSKLFKNKQESSGEDSGFYVPGEAQSPSRKRAANTSGGGGSRRGGKEAPDPVLPEKKRARRRLVGAIALALGVAVGLPMLLDSEPKAPFNDIAIDIPSKEKAAAPAPAPVPAVPAQAAAHNGLDQSEEIIDAPLPPAARPTPAPAAAPAPVLAAVQPAPVKPAYVEPKPEPKPEPKPVKVEPKPEPKHEAKPEPKHEVKVESKPEPKHEVKPEAKPEAKPAKPAQSADDAARAMAILEGKPIDKPQEKAQDKAHDAGSGKFVVQVAALATQDKVDELQDKLREAGIKSYTQKVSSPSGERIRVRVGPFGSREDAEKTRAKLQKLGLGGSLVPA
- the lexA gene encoding transcriptional repressor LexA encodes the protein MIKLTARQEQILNLIKDAIENTGFPPTRAEIANELGFKSANAAEEHLQALARKGAIEISPGTSRGIRLIGAAAEAQASKVPAALLMSLPLIGRVAAGSPILAQENLEASYNVDPALFSAKPDFLLKVRGWSMRDAGIMDGDLLAVKKVDSAKNGQIVVARIGDEVTVKRYKKTGSVIELLPENPDFKVITVSPEDEFALEGLAVGLMRSWH
- the rpsR gene encoding 30S ribosomal protein S18; translated protein: MAFGKKFDKNKLKLKEKRKQQNPLFKRKKFCRFTAAHVEQVDYKDVDTLKDFVQENGKIMPARLTGTKAHYQRQVDTAIKRARFLALLPYTDLHHA
- the purF gene encoding amidophosphoribosyltransferase — translated: MCGIVGVVSHQPVNQLLYDALLLLQHRGQDAAGIATNHSSMFSMHKANGLVRDVFRTRNMRSLQGTTGIGHCRYPTAGSSSEEEAQPFYVNAPFGITLAHNGNLTNWEQLKQEMFKNDRRHINTDSDSEVLLNVLAHEIQEATTGLNLDPEAIFKAITVLNRRVKGGYAAVAQIAGVGLLAFRDPHGIRPLCLGINETEQGPEYLIASESVALEGMGFRFVRDIGPGEAVFIDADKKLHSAQCADNASLNPCVFEFVYLARPDSVIDGASVYATRLKMGEYLAEKIRAELPDVHIDVVMPIPDSSRPAAIQLALALNLEYREGFIKNRYIGRTFIMPGQAARKKSVRQKLNAIPSEFKDKVVLLVDDSIVRGTTSREIVQMAREAGATKVIFASAAPPVIYPNVYGIDMPTRDELIAYGRTTEEVCREITADYLVYQDIGALKQAIADVNPALVNFEASCFDGVYVTGDVSQEYLDRLEYARHHPKAAAPEDTPRSQLNLNLATTEA
- the rpsF gene encoding 30S ribosomal protein S6, which produces MRHYEIVFIVHPDQSEQVPAMIERYKASVTTRGGSVHRVEDWGRRQMAYSIQKLPKAHYICLNIECDNETLVELETAFKFNDAVLRHLTVKMKKAETAPSPMMKSVQREDAAKSHRTEAPAAAPVAAAA
- a CDS encoding CvpA family protein codes for the protein MTIFDYLVLFVLMTSVLISMMRGLVKEILSLVSWIVAFVIANAYGATLAKFLPEAVPGEAVRLLLAFVVLFIGVRILMGLLSMTVDALVKVTGLSLADRTLGSLFGVARGLVIVLTAVILCGMTSIPQQPFWKNALLSPFAEQGARAIKPYLPAAYAQHVKF
- the priB gene encoding primosomal replication protein N translates to MNQLQVTAIIAEREILRYTPAGLPIVNAVLQHSSQQMEAGIARLTEFDVAALAAGEISGRFSQASLGGVYQFTGFLARKSRNSKSLVFHIIDFSAVNSD
- the rplI gene encoding 50S ribosomal protein L9, which translates into the protein MQIILLEKVVNVGNLGEVVKVKDGYARNFLIPQRLARRATATAVAEFEVKRAELEKAAAAKLAASQAQGEKLSGLTVQVAQKAGVDGRLFGSVTNFDIAEALTKQGFAVEKAQIRMPTGPLKIVGEHNVSVALHTDVVVEVVIAVVPDANA